A DNA window from Hordeum vulgare subsp. vulgare chromosome 1H, MorexV3_pseudomolecules_assembly, whole genome shotgun sequence contains the following coding sequences:
- the LOC123429917 gene encoding AT-rich interactive domain-containing protein 1-like — translation MVTPPSPPSPPPATNSSPPPFKTNTPSPNPHHSPAGGATSSPAAAAPPPPMSSGPSHLVLCVRDVIGKLRARGHLSGLEIPDDELTEAGAPALFDTVLAAFLAEGRVSAGLPLLPKPLVLGKGGLVDMLPLYLAVRSRGGFAAVTSWAAIAEAVGLEPAADAPIKLVYAKHLWLLEQSIGKPERQDEVAGSSRNAAHRSNAKKDKFLSSHKDNASAGSAHLKRKREVPLQMLNWVRLVAKNPGEHGAGQNHGSHLSSTLILRRLMFENIDCSKLPCSTTSPQSGLTNEELPQYDGWDDRLCAGGNSDRILHARTRLSGLADVPDWTGKPSLPYDEPHVLRFLGQPLLPAPSNESLDADTIGKGRPDNCNCQIPGSVACVRFHVTEKRIKLKRELGSAFYAMGFDRISEDAALTWRRDEEKKFNAVILNNLPSSKYRFMEEVFAAMSSKGRKDIVSYYHNVFQVRRRAYQNRLTPNDVDSDDDSLEPGFLHLRQGSGQGNSMSASSSGTQRGS, via the exons ATGGTTACCCCTCCGAGCCCACCGTCACCACCACCTGCCACTAATTCCTCCCCGCCCCCTTTCAAAACCAACACCCCAAGCCCGAACCCCCACCACTCGCCGGCCGGGGGGGCTACTTCctcaccggcggcggcggcgccgccgccgccgatgtcCAGCGGCCCGTCCCACTTGGTCCTTTGCGTGCGCGACGTCATCGGAAAGCTTCGCGCTCGCGGGCACCTCTCGGGCCTGGAGATCCCGGACGATGAGCTCACAGAAGCGGGCGCCCCCGCCTTGTTCGACACCGTGCTTGCCGCCTTCCTCGCCGAGGGGCGTGTGTCTGCCGGGCTTCCTTTACTCCCGAAGCCTCTCGTGCTAGGGAAAGGCGGCTTGGTGGACATGCTCCCCTTGTACCTCGCCGTGCGCTCTCGCGGCGGATTCGCCGCGGTCACCTCATGGGCGGCCATCGCCGAGGCGGTAGGCCTCGAACCGGCTGCTGATGCCCCCATCAAGCTGGTGTACGCCAAGCATCTGTGGCTCCTTGAGCAGAGCATCGGCAAGCCTGAAAGGCAGGACGAGGTGGCCGGGAGCAGTCGCAATGCGGCCCACCGCTCGAACGCGAAGAAGGATAAGTTCCTATCGTCACACAAGGACAACGCAAGCGCCGGATCAGCCCATCTGAAGCGTAAGAGGGAGGTTCCTCTGCAGATGCTTAACTGGGTCCGCCTTGTGGCGAAGAATCCGGGTGAACATGGCGCTGGACAAAATCATGGCAGCCACCTCTCCTCGACGCTTATCCTCCGTCGCCTGATGTTTGAAAATATTGATTGCAGCAAACTGCCCTGTAGCACTACCTCGCCGCAG AGTGGACTTACAAATGAGGAGCTGCCACAGTACGATGGATGGGATGATCGACTGTGTGCAGGTGGGAATAGTGACAGGATTTTGCATGCACGAACTCGGCTTAGTGGTCTAGCAGATGTTCCAGATTGGACTGGGAAGCCTTCGCTACCTTATGATGAGCCGCATGTGTTGAGATTTCTAGGACAACCTCTTTTGCCTGCACCAAGTAATGAAAGCCTTGATGCTGATACTATTGGTAAGGGTAGGCCAGATAATTGCAACTGTCAAATCCCAGGTTCTGTTGCTTGTGTTAGATTTCATGTGACAGAGAAGAGGATCAAACTGAAGCGCGAACTGGGCTCAGCATTTTATGCAATGGGATTTGATCGCATCAGCGAGGATGCAGCATTGACATGGAGAAgggatgaagaaaagaaattcaaTGCCGTTATCCTGAATAATCTGCCATCATCCAAGTACAGATTCATGGAGGAAGTGTTTGCTGCCATGAGTTCCAAGGGCAGAAAAGACATTGTAAGTTACTATCACAATGTTTTCCAGGTGCGACGAAGAGCGTACCAGAATAGGCTCACTCCAAATGACGTGGATAGTGATGATGATTCACTTGAGCCTGGCTTCCTGCATCTTCGTCAAGGTAGTGGTCAGGGTAATTCCATGTCCGCTTCCTCCTCCGGAACTCAAAGGGGTTCTTAG